The Rhineura floridana isolate rRhiFlo1 chromosome 10, rRhiFlo1.hap2, whole genome shotgun sequence genome includes a region encoding these proteins:
- the GUK1 gene encoding guanylate kinase isoform X3, translated as MYWRRFLCGALLDTTRQPRSGEVNGKDYHFVTREEMQKEIDAGGFIEHAQFSGNMYGTSKAAVQAVQAQNQICILDIDMQGVKNIKKTDLNPIYISVHPPSIEVLEKRLRDRETETEESLRKRLNAACIDMELSKEPGLFDLIIINNGLEDAYTELKNILAEEIQKAQGSRES; from the exons ATACCACACGGCAACCAAGATCTGGAGAAGTGAATGGCAAAG ATTACCACTTTGTGACCAGGGAAGAGATGCAGAAGGAAATTGACGCTGGAGGATTCATTGAACATGCACAATTTTCCGGGAACATGTATGGAACAAG CAAAGCTGCTGTCCAGGCTGTGCAAGCGCAGAACCAGATCTGCATTCTGGATATCGACATGCAGGGCGTGAAGAACATCAAGAAAACAGACCTTAATCCAATCTACATCTCTGTCCACCCCCCTTCCATAGAAGTCTTG GAAAAAAGGTTACGGGACAGGGAGACGGAAACGGAGGAGAGTTTACGGAAGCGGCTGAATGCAGCTTGCATCGACATGGAACTCA GTAAGGAGCCTGGCCTTTTCGACTTGATCATCATTAACAATGGTTTGGAAGACGCATATACTGAACTGAAGAATATTCTTGCAGAG GAAATCCAGAAGGCTCAGGGGTCCAGGGAATCATGA